A window of Vescimonas fastidiosa contains these coding sequences:
- a CDS encoding diacylglycerol/lipid kinase family protein: MKHIFIINPTAGKSDSRQRIYDMADSLRTRHDLDVQCILTKRQGHATELAKKLCQTGEELRFYACGGDGTVNEVANGIIGYDNAAMSVIPIGTGNDFLKNFGSDMEKFRDAENLWDGPQFPIDAIQANDRIALTIACSGIDARVAKDVHKFSESPILDGKSSYIVSLAVNFLFKGIGTHWTVTLDGVSVEKDYAVVAVCNGRYYGGGFMPVAEARMDDGVLNTLVVDKVSRSTFLKFVGPYSKGEYHRFPHLAHCSTAKDIVIDSEKKDIVTCLDGECITTDHVHIRLADQKLNFFGPDGCSCNATARETAPTGE, from the coding sequence ATGAAACATATTTTTATTATCAATCCTACGGCGGGGAAGTCCGACAGCCGCCAGCGCATTTATGACATGGCGGATTCCCTGCGCACCCGGCACGACCTGGATGTGCAGTGCATTCTCACCAAGCGTCAGGGCCACGCAACGGAGCTGGCCAAAAAGCTCTGCCAGACCGGCGAGGAGCTGCGCTTTTACGCCTGCGGCGGCGACGGCACCGTAAACGAGGTGGCCAACGGCATCATCGGCTACGATAACGCCGCTATGAGCGTCATCCCCATTGGCACCGGCAACGACTTCCTCAAGAACTTCGGCAGCGATATGGAGAAATTCCGGGACGCGGAAAATCTGTGGGACGGGCCGCAGTTTCCCATAGATGCCATCCAGGCCAATGACCGGATCGCCCTGACCATTGCCTGCTCCGGCATTGACGCAAGGGTGGCCAAGGATGTCCACAAGTTCAGCGAAAGCCCCATTCTGGACGGCAAGAGCAGCTACATCGTGTCTCTGGCGGTGAACTTCCTCTTTAAGGGTATCGGCACCCACTGGACCGTGACACTGGACGGTGTTTCCGTGGAGAAGGACTACGCCGTGGTGGCCGTGTGCAACGGACGCTATTACGGCGGCGGCTTCATGCCCGTGGCGGAGGCCCGGATGGACGACGGCGTACTGAACACCCTGGTGGTGGACAAGGTGAGCCGCAGCACTTTCCTGAAATTTGTGGGCCCCTACTCCAAGGGCGAGTACCACCGCTTCCCTCATCTGGCGCACTGCTCCACCGCCAAGGACATCGTCATCGACTCGGAGAAAAAGGACATTGTCACCTGCCTGGACGGCGAGTGCATCACCACCGATCATGTCCACATCCGCCTGGCAGATCAGAAGCTGAACTTCTTCGGCCCCGACGGCTGCTCCTGCAACGCCACTGCCCGGGAGACCGCGCCCACTGGGGAGTAA
- a CDS encoding co-chaperone GroES, whose product MKLTPLSDRVVLKMTEAEETTKGGIILTGSAKEKPSVAEVIAVGPGGMVDGNPVTMTVKPGDKVITDKYAGTKITLEDVEYIIVKQGDILAIVE is encoded by the coding sequence ATGAAACTGACACCGCTTTCTGACCGCGTGGTTTTGAAAATGACCGAGGCGGAGGAGACCACCAAGGGCGGCATCATCCTCACCGGCTCTGCCAAGGAGAAGCCCTCTGTGGCGGAGGTTATCGCCGTGGGCCCCGGCGGTATGGTGGACGGCAACCCCGTGACCATGACCGTGAAGCCCGGTGACAAGGTCATTACCGATAAATATGCCGGCACCAAGATCACCCTGGAGGATGTGGAGTACATCATTGTGAAGCAGGGCGACATTCTGGCGATTGTTGAATAA
- the rlmB gene encoding 23S rRNA (guanosine(2251)-2'-O)-methyltransferase RlmB yields MRDNDKQRSLPQAEADGIIEGRNAVIEALRSGETIDKIYLAKGETDKTLGHIASRAREKGIVVVEADRRKLDGMSRTHAHQGVIALAAMREYVSVQSLLDAAAEKGEAPLLVVCDEISDPHNLGAILRTAECAGAHGVIIPMRRSAGLTAIVGKTSAGAVSYIPVARVSNLPATLEELKKKGVWVYGTAAEGTTSLYDADLKGPAAIVIGSEGSGMGRLVREKCDFLVSIPMKGHISSLNASAAAAILLYEAVRRRM; encoded by the coding sequence ATGAGAGACAACGACAAACAGAGGTCCCTGCCCCAGGCGGAGGCGGACGGCATCATCGAGGGCCGCAACGCCGTCATCGAGGCCCTGCGCTCCGGGGAGACCATCGACAAAATTTACCTGGCCAAGGGGGAGACGGACAAGACCCTGGGCCACATCGCCTCCCGGGCCCGGGAAAAGGGCATCGTGGTGGTGGAGGCCGACCGGCGCAAGCTGGACGGCATGAGCCGCACCCACGCCCATCAGGGAGTCATAGCCCTGGCGGCCATGCGGGAATATGTGTCCGTGCAGTCCCTGCTGGACGCCGCCGCTGAAAAGGGTGAGGCGCCGCTGCTGGTGGTCTGCGACGAGATCTCCGACCCCCACAATCTGGGGGCCATCCTCCGCACCGCCGAGTGTGCCGGGGCCCACGGGGTCATCATTCCCATGCGCCGCTCCGCCGGTCTCACGGCCATTGTGGGCAAAACCTCCGCAGGCGCAGTGAGCTATATACCCGTGGCAAGGGTTTCTAACCTCCCGGCTACATTGGAGGAGCTGAAAAAGAAGGGCGTGTGGGTCTACGGCACCGCCGCCGAGGGGACGACCTCCCTCTACGATGCCGATCTCAAGGGCCCGGCGGCCATTGTCATCGGCTCCGAGGGCAGCGGCATGGGCCGTCTGGTCCGAGAGAAATGCGACTTTCTGGTGAGCATTCCCATGAAGGGGCATATTTCCTCTCTCAACGCCTCCGCTGCCGCAGCAATTTTGTTATATGAGGCGGTGCGCCGCCGGATGTAA
- a CDS encoding dicarboxylate/amino acid:cation symporter, producing the protein MEKKTVLKNYGFLAVMLLAMLTGCLFGQLLPKAAEAVKPLGTVFINMMFCVVVPLVFVSIAGAVANMGSLRRAGKIMGVTVAVFVVTGTIAAVLMFVLMKLVPPVLTPWQEIPAGEIGAHASTSEMLVNFFTVEDFAGLLSRKAMLPLIVFSVLFGFAANMAGGAETAVAKWLSGMTEVMLKFVKIITYYAPVAFFAIFANLVATYGPQIAGAYGRALAVYYPLCLVYVFTAFPLFSRFGGGRRGPGVMLRNIGRPALVSLGTCSSVATIPSNLEAAERSGISRDVAEMVIPLGATMHMDGSCFSCVLKVAFVWGVFGQELRWSSLPAVVTVAVLSSVGMSGVPGGGYIGEYIICSLFFPTQMELAFPILVAIGNLVDPPATMINASGDYVISFIVSRFADGKNWLEKALAKE; encoded by the coding sequence ATGGAAAAGAAAACTGTGCTGAAAAACTATGGATTTTTGGCCGTGATGCTGCTGGCCATGCTCACCGGCTGCCTGTTCGGCCAGCTGCTGCCCAAGGCGGCTGAAGCCGTGAAGCCCCTGGGGACGGTGTTCATCAACATGATGTTCTGCGTGGTGGTGCCGCTGGTGTTCGTGTCCATCGCCGGAGCCGTGGCCAACATGGGGAGCCTGCGCCGGGCGGGGAAGATCATGGGCGTCACGGTGGCGGTGTTCGTGGTCACGGGGACCATCGCGGCGGTGCTTATGTTCGTGCTGATGAAGCTGGTGCCGCCGGTGCTGACGCCCTGGCAGGAGATCCCGGCGGGAGAAATAGGGGCCCACGCCTCCACCTCGGAGATGCTGGTGAATTTCTTCACCGTGGAGGATTTCGCGGGCCTGCTGAGCCGCAAGGCCATGCTGCCGCTGATCGTGTTCTCGGTGCTTTTCGGCTTTGCCGCCAACATGGCAGGCGGGGCGGAGACAGCGGTGGCCAAGTGGCTAAGCGGCATGACGGAGGTCATGCTGAAATTCGTAAAAATCATCACCTACTATGCGCCGGTGGCCTTTTTCGCCATCTTCGCAAACCTTGTAGCCACCTACGGCCCTCAGATCGCCGGGGCCTATGGCCGGGCGCTGGCGGTGTATTATCCCCTGTGCCTGGTGTATGTGTTCACGGCGTTCCCGCTGTTTTCCCGGTTCGGCGGCGGACGCCGGGGGCCGGGGGTGATGCTGCGCAACATCGGCCGGCCCGCCCTGGTGTCCCTGGGCACCTGCTCCTCGGTGGCCACCATCCCCTCCAACCTGGAGGCGGCGGAGCGCAGCGGCATCAGCCGGGATGTGGCGGAAATGGTCATCCCCCTGGGCGCCACCATGCACATGGACGGCTCCTGCTTTAGCTGCGTGCTGAAGGTGGCCTTCGTATGGGGGGTGTTCGGTCAGGAGCTGCGCTGGAGCAGTCTGCCGGCTGTGGTAACGGTAGCGGTGCTGTCGTCGGTGGGCATGAGCGGCGTACCCGGCGGCGGCTACATAGGCGAGTACATTATATGCTCCCTGTTTTTCCCCACGCAGATGGAGCTGGCCTTCCCCATCCTGGTGGCCATCGGCAACCTGGTTGACCCACCGGCCACCATGATAAACGCCTCCGGGGACTATGTGATCTCGTTCATCGTTTCCCGTTTCGCAGACGGGAAAAACTGGCTGGAAAAGGCCCTGGCCAAGGAGTAA
- the groL gene encoding chaperonin GroEL (60 kDa chaperone family; promotes refolding of misfolded polypeptides especially under stressful conditions; forms two stacked rings of heptamers to form a barrel-shaped 14mer; ends can be capped by GroES; misfolded proteins enter the barrel where they are refolded when GroES binds) — protein MSKIIKRGDEARKALESGVNQLADTVKVTLGPKGRNVVLDKKFGSPLITNDGVSIAKEIELDDPFENMGAQLVREVSTKTNDVAGDGTTTATLLAQAMVREGLKNLAAGANPIVMKKGMAKAVEAAVSSIHAQSQKVNGSDDIARVGTVSSGDAFIGKLIAEAMEKVSADGVITIEESKTAETYSEVVEGMMFDRGYITPYMVTDTEKMEAVIDDAYILITDKKISVISEILPLLEQLVQAGKKLFIIAEDVEGEALSTLIVNRLRGTLNVVCVKAPGFGDRRKEMLQDIAILTGGQVISEELGLTLKDATVDMLGRARQVKVTKENTIIVDGAGDKQAIADRVAQIRSQIGMTTSEYDKEKLQERLAKMAGGVAVIKVGAATETEMKEKKLRIEDALNATKAAVEEGIVAGGGTIYVNTIPAVTALLDKVEGDEKTGVQIVAKALEEPIRQIAANAGLDGSVILEKVRSSGKNGYGFDAYKEEYCDMIASGIVDPAKVTRSALENAASVSGMVLTTESLVADKPQPAAPAAPAPDMGGMGGMY, from the coding sequence ATGTCTAAGATTATTAAGCGCGGCGACGAGGCCCGGAAGGCTCTGGAGTCCGGCGTCAATCAGCTGGCCGATACCGTAAAGGTCACCCTGGGCCCCAAGGGCCGCAATGTGGTGCTGGATAAGAAGTTCGGCTCTCCCCTGATCACCAACGACGGCGTGTCCATCGCCAAGGAGATCGAGCTGGACGATCCCTTTGAGAACATGGGCGCACAGCTGGTGCGGGAGGTTTCCACCAAGACCAACGATGTGGCCGGCGACGGCACCACCACCGCCACCCTGCTGGCCCAGGCCATGGTCCGGGAGGGCCTGAAGAACCTGGCCGCCGGTGCCAATCCCATCGTTATGAAGAAGGGCATGGCCAAGGCTGTGGAGGCCGCGGTAAGCTCCATCCACGCCCAGAGCCAGAAGGTCAATGGCTCCGATGACATTGCCCGTGTGGGTACCGTGTCCTCCGGCGACGCCTTTATCGGCAAGCTCATTGCCGAGGCTATGGAGAAGGTCAGCGCCGATGGCGTTATTACCATCGAGGAGTCCAAGACCGCCGAGACCTACAGCGAGGTGGTGGAGGGCATGATGTTTGACCGTGGCTACATCACCCCCTACATGGTCACCGACACCGAGAAGATGGAGGCTGTTATCGACGACGCTTACATCCTCATTACCGATAAGAAGATCTCCGTTATCTCCGAGATCCTGCCCCTGCTGGAGCAGCTGGTCCAGGCGGGCAAGAAGCTGTTCATCATCGCCGAGGATGTGGAGGGCGAGGCCCTGAGCACCCTGATCGTGAACCGTCTGCGCGGCACCCTGAATGTGGTGTGCGTGAAGGCCCCCGGCTTCGGCGACCGCCGCAAGGAAATGCTGCAGGATATTGCCATCCTCACCGGCGGCCAGGTTATCAGCGAGGAGCTGGGCCTGACCCTGAAGGATGCCACCGTTGACATGCTGGGCCGTGCCCGGCAGGTGAAGGTGACCAAGGAGAACACCATCATCGTGGACGGCGCCGGCGACAAGCAGGCCATTGCCGACCGCGTGGCGCAGATCCGCAGCCAGATCGGCATGACCACCAGCGAGTATGACAAGGAGAAGCTGCAGGAGCGCCTGGCCAAGATGGCCGGCGGCGTGGCCGTTATCAAGGTGGGCGCTGCTACCGAGACGGAGATGAAGGAGAAGAAGCTCCGCATCGAGGACGCGCTGAACGCCACCAAGGCCGCCGTGGAAGAGGGTATCGTGGCCGGCGGCGGCACCATCTATGTGAACACCATCCCCGCTGTCACCGCTCTGCTGGATAAGGTGGAGGGCGACGAAAAGACCGGCGTGCAGATCGTGGCCAAGGCTCTGGAGGAGCCCATCCGCCAGATCGCAGCCAACGCGGGTCTGGACGGCTCTGTGATCCTGGAGAAGGTCCGCTCCTCCGGCAAGAACGGCTACGGCTTCGACGCCTACAAGGAGGAGTACTGCGACATGATCGCCAGCGGCATCGTGGATCCCGCCAAGGTGACCCGCTCCGCTCTGGAGAATGCCGCCAGCGTCTCCGGCATGGTGCTGACCACCGAGTCCCTGGTGGCCGATAAGCCCCAGCCTGCCGCACCCGCAGCTCCCGCACCTGACATGGGCGGCATGGGCGGTATGTATTGA